A portion of the Candidatus Omnitrophota bacterium genome contains these proteins:
- the thrC gene encoding threonine synthase, translating into MKNKGIIENYRQYLPVSAKTPVITLLEGQTPLIYSGHLSRLLGDDYEVFLKYEGLNPTGSFKDRGMTMAVSKALEQGSRAVMCASTGNTSASAAAYAARAGIKCVVIIPKGAIALGKLAQALIHNAHVVAIDGNFDDALDIVKQITDRYPITLVNSLNPFRIEGQKSASFEICDCLSQAPDYHFIPVGNAGNITAYWKGYKEYKQAGKINRLPKMCGFQAEGAAPIVRGRPVKDPETIATAIRIGNPASWKQAEFARDESGGLIDMVTDEEILYAYKFLAQKEGVFAEPASAASVAGLIKMQKKGFFSKACCKGAEGGKARVVCVLTGHGLKDPDRAIKSVREPSPVPARIEAVLEDIGL; encoded by the coding sequence ATGAAAAATAAGGGTATTATAGAAAATTACCGGCAATATCTTCCCGTCAGCGCCAAAACGCCCGTTATAACATTGCTTGAAGGCCAAACGCCGCTTATCTATTCCGGCCATTTGAGCCGGTTGCTCGGCGATGATTATGAAGTTTTTTTAAAATACGAAGGTTTAAATCCTACGGGTTCTTTCAAAGACAGGGGCATGACAATGGCTGTTTCCAAGGCTCTTGAACAGGGCTCAAGGGCTGTTATGTGCGCCTCAACCGGTAATACCTCGGCTTCTGCCGCGGCATATGCCGCCAGGGCAGGCATAAAATGCGTGGTTATTATCCCCAAAGGCGCGATTGCGCTGGGAAAGCTGGCACAGGCGCTTATCCATAATGCCCATGTCGTTGCCATAGACGGTAATTTTGATGACGCTTTGGATATCGTAAAACAGATTACCGACAGATATCCGATAACCCTTGTCAATTCGCTCAATCCCTTCAGGATAGAAGGCCAAAAATCAGCATCATTTGAAATATGCGATTGCCTGTCTCAAGCCCCTGATTATCATTTTATACCTGTAGGCAACGCGGGTAATATTACCGCTTATTGGAAGGGATATAAGGAATATAAACAGGCAGGCAAAATAAACAGGCTTCCAAAGATGTGCGGTTTTCAGGCCGAGGGCGCGGCGCCTATTGTTCGCGGCAGGCCTGTTAAAGATCCTGAAACTATAGCCACAGCGATAAGGATAGGTAATCCTGCCAGCTGGAAGCAGGCGGAGTTTGCCCGTGACGAGTCAGGCGGCCTGATTGATATGGTAACAGACGAAGAGATACTATATGCCTATAAGTTTTTGGCCCAAAAAGAAGGCGTATTTGCCGAGCCGGCATCAGCGGCATCTGTCGCGGGCCTGATTAAGATGCAAAAGAAGGGATTTTTTTCCAAGGCCTGTTGTAAAGGGGCGGAAGGCGGAAAGGCCCGCGTGGTTTGCGTATTGACCGGGCATGGCCTCAAAGACCCCGACAGAGCGATAAAATCCGTCCGCGAACCGTCGCCTGTCCCGGCCAGGATAGAGGCTGTGTTAGAAGATATCGGTTTATAA
- a CDS encoding CsgG/HfaB family protein, which yields MKSILTVFTLCVFLFSANLCRAGEYKPTVTVYGFEVKASSGFWHDAKWDIGSGMGEMLIDALVNTDKFNVVERLNLSDITTEQDLVTKGRVSKKTGAKTAELKGAEYIVRGTITEFSYKESGGGLGLNIKGFNLGGTSSEAHIAGTIRIFDSTTGEICGSKRFERKVPATGLTIGYQQSGIGGNLAGFKQTPLGKATNMAIADMTGFISEKIPSCPPTQEESSGLSVCPKCGNDIDNGAKFCAHCGLQLEGLICPKCGRELSPGTNFCQDCGTRVQSSQQ from the coding sequence ATGAAAAGTATATTGACGGTTTTTACACTTTGTGTTTTTTTATTTTCCGCAAATTTATGCCGCGCCGGCGAATACAAACCGACGGTCACTGTTTATGGTTTTGAGGTCAAGGCCTCAAGCGGTTTTTGGCATGATGCCAAATGGGATATCGGTTCAGGCATGGGCGAAATGCTTATAGACGCGCTTGTCAATACCGATAAATTCAATGTTGTTGAAAGGCTCAATCTAAGCGATATCACCACGGAGCAGGATCTTGTGACAAAAGGAAGGGTATCAAAAAAGACAGGCGCTAAAACAGCCGAGCTTAAGGGAGCGGAATATATAGTGCGCGGGACAATAACCGAATTCAGCTATAAGGAATCGGGCGGGGGCCTGGGGCTTAATATTAAAGGTTTTAATCTTGGAGGGACCTCTTCCGAGGCCCATATAGCCGGAACTATCAGGATATTTGATTCAACGACAGGCGAGATCTGCGGGTCAAAAAGGTTTGAGAGAAAAGTGCCTGCCACAGGATTGACCATAGGGTATCAGCAAAGCGGTATAGGCGGAAATCTGGCGGGTTTTAAACAAACGCCTCTTGGCAAAGCTACGAATATGGCTATCGCGGATATGACAGGCTTTATATCTGAAAAAATTCCGTCGTGCCCGCCGACGCAGGAAGAGAGCAGCGGTTTATCGGTATGCCCCAAATGCGGGAATGACATTGATAACGGCGCGAAATTCTGCGCCCATTGCGGACTGCAATTGGAGGGCCTGATATGCCCCAAATGCGGCAGGGAGCTTAGCCCTGGCACTAATTTTTGCCAGGACTGCGGTACAAGAGTCCAATCTTCTCAACAGTAG
- the der gene encoding ribosome biogenesis GTPase Der, with the protein MSHIELSKNRAKIAIIGRPNVGKSSLFNRIIKKRKAIVQAVAGVTRDRLYADVKARGAEFILVDTGGILPGASKVMESLVCGQSINAIDESDAVVLVCDVRTGITYPDQHIADLLKKRGAKVFLAVNKADDKISENESYVFMNLGLGQPYIVSVLNNKGIDNLIAGIASFVLSLGKDRRSARGGGDDLSGGLNIALAGKPNVGKSSFINTLLEKQRLIVNDIPGTTRDSVDVSIKRAGGVVTLVDTAGVKHKKKFRDVIEVFSLSRTRAAIKRCNVVFIMIDAAEGLDRDDLSVFDYVIKEGKPSALLVNKSDLIKGFDLQEYKKNLTRKFSPIEWIPVVFTSCKDKKNIEKTLDMARDIYERSKKTIPTAELNKFLVDVQKTNPHVSYMGARPKILYATQISSMPQRFLLFCTKAQLIKKEYLRFIEKRLRSYFGLEAVPISFQLRSRGQKSKDDD; encoded by the coding sequence ATGAGTCACATTGAATTGTCAAAAAACCGGGCTAAGATAGCGATCATAGGCAGGCCCAATGTCGGCAAGAGCTCTCTTTTTAACAGGATAATTAAAAAGAGAAAGGCCATAGTCCAGGCAGTTGCCGGAGTTACCAGAGACCGCCTCTATGCTGATGTCAAAGCGCGCGGCGCTGAATTCATACTGGTTGATACCGGCGGGATACTACCCGGCGCCTCAAAAGTCATGGAGTCTTTGGTATGCGGCCAGAGCATTAACGCCATAGACGAGTCGGATGCCGTTGTACTTGTCTGCGATGTGAGGACAGGGATTACTTATCCTGACCAGCATATAGCCGATCTTTTAAAAAAAAGGGGCGCTAAGGTTTTTCTTGCTGTAAATAAAGCGGATGATAAAATTTCGGAGAACGAATCATACGTTTTTATGAACCTTGGTTTAGGCCAGCCTTATATTGTCTCCGTCCTGAATAATAAAGGTATAGATAATCTTATCGCGGGCATAGCGTCTTTTGTTTTAAGTTTAGGTAAGGACAGGCGCTCCGCGAGAGGCGGCGGCGATGATTTATCCGGTGGTTTAAATATAGCCTTGGCCGGTAAGCCCAATGTGGGCAAGTCGTCTTTTATCAACACACTGCTTGAAAAGCAAAGGCTTATTGTCAATGATATACCCGGCACGACGAGGGATTCCGTTGACGTGTCTATAAAACGCGCCGGAGGAGTAGTTACTCTTGTGGACACGGCCGGAGTCAAGCATAAAAAGAAATTTCGCGATGTCATTGAGGTTTTCAGCCTTTCCAGGACAAGGGCGGCGATAAAACGATGTAACGTTGTTTTTATCATGATTGATGCCGCCGAGGGCCTTGACAGGGACGATCTGTCTGTTTTTGATTATGTAATCAAGGAAGGCAAGCCGTCAGCCCTGCTTGTAAATAAGTCGGACCTGATAAAAGGATTTGATTTGCAGGAATATAAAAAAAACCTTACCCGCAAATTCAGCCCTATTGAATGGATACCCGTTGTTTTTACATCGTGTAAAGATAAAAAAAATATTGAAAAAACACTGGATATGGCACGGGATATTTATGAAAGGTCTAAGAAAACTATACCGACGGCCGAACTTAATAAATTCCTTGTTGATGTCCAGAAGACAAACCCGCATGTATCTTATATGGGCGCCAGGCCAAAGATACTTTACGCGACCCAGATAAGCAGTATGCCGCAGAGGTTTTTGTTGTTTTGCACCAAAGCACAGCTTATAAAAAAGGAATACTTGAGGTTTATTGAAAAACGATTAAGAAGTTATTTTGGATTGGAAGCTGTCCCTATAAGTTTTCAGCTTCGCTCAAGGGGGCAAAAGAGTAAAGATGATGATTAA
- the plsY gene encoding glycerol-3-phosphate 1-O-acyltransferase PlsY: MMINIITAVFLSYLLGAIPFSFLLGKLLKGIDIRHMGSGNIGATNLMRCAGKPIGITALVLDMSKGTLAVTVIADIFYSSSMPLGLSLFKIILGLLAVIGHIWTVMLKFRGGKGVATAIGVLAGLSPFVVIYSGLVWLAILLVSKYVSLSSIVMALCLPVFTYLSGQPAEYTLLSVGLCVLIICRHRGNIARLIKGTEYKVGQKAQ, encoded by the coding sequence ATGATGATTAATATTATTACCGCGGTTTTCTTGTCTTACCTTTTGGGCGCTATACCGTTTAGTTTTTTATTAGGAAAACTGTTGAAGGGGATTGATATCAGGCATATGGGCAGCGGTAATATTGGCGCTACAAATCTTATGCGCTGTGCCGGAAAGCCTATAGGCATTACCGCGCTTGTTCTTGATATGTCCAAAGGAACGCTTGCCGTAACTGTTATAGCAGACATATTTTACAGCAGCAGCATGCCCTTGGGCTTGTCTTTGTTTAAGATAATTCTTGGGCTTTTGGCCGTGATAGGCCATATATGGACAGTAATGCTTAAGTTCAGAGGAGGTAAGGGTGTCGCTACCGCGATAGGGGTTTTAGCAGGCCTTTCACCGTTTGTTGTAATCTACTCCGGCCTTGTCTGGCTGGCAATATTATTGGTAAGCAAGTATGTCTCATTAAGTTCAATTGTGATGGCTCTATGCCTACCTGTGTTCACGTATTTATCAGGCCAGCCTGCGGAATATACGCTTTTGTCGGTGGGCTTGTGTGTTTTGATAATATGCAGGCATCGCGGCAATATCGCCAGGCTCATCAAAGGCACTGAATATAAGGTTGGCCAAAAGGCCCAATAG
- a CDS encoding cofactor-independent phosphoglycerate mutase — MKYIMLVGDGMADRPVKELDNLTPLAVARTPNMDYIAKNGMVGNAVTVPEGLQAASDVANTALLGYDPVKYYCGRGPLEAANMGIEIQDNEVAFRCNTVTISDDKMADYSAGHITTKESQKIISVLDRQMHSKTVKFYPGISYRHLAIINCDQAGLEKEALVKTVCTPPHDILDKHISRYLPHGPGGDFLADIMIKSKNILEKHDINKVRIDLKENPANMIWLWGQGVKPVMPVFKDKFGISGSIISAVDLIKGLGKIIGLEPVNVPGATGYYDTDYLAKGRCALKSLESGDFVFVHVEAPDEAGHNGDLQQKIAAIENFDKFVVGTILNALSKSKDFRIIVLPDHATPLSVRTHTREPIPFAICGSGVERGGIETYNEQSARASRLFIKDGFRIMELLLNK; from the coding sequence ATGAAATACATAATGTTGGTTGGCGATGGTATGGCCGACAGGCCTGTAAAGGAGCTGGACAATCTTACCCCGCTCGCGGTTGCCCGGACCCCGAATATGGACTATATTGCCAAAAACGGTATGGTTGGCAATGCTGTCACCGTCCCCGAGGGGTTGCAGGCGGCAAGCGATGTGGCAAATACCGCTCTTTTGGGCTATGACCCTGTTAAATACTATTGCGGAAGAGGTCCCCTTGAGGCCGCCAATATGGGTATTGAGATACAGGACAATGAGGTTGCCTTTAGATGCAATACGGTGACTATTTCCGACGACAAGATGGCGGATTATTCGGCCGGGCATATCACCACAAAAGAGTCCCAAAAGATAATATCTGTTTTAGACAGGCAGATGCATTCAAAGACTGTTAAATTTTATCCGGGAATAAGCTACAGGCATCTGGCTATAATAAATTGCGATCAAGCGGGGCTTGAAAAAGAAGCCCTTGTAAAAACAGTCTGCACCCCGCCGCACGATATACTGGACAAGCACATTTCGCGTTATCTGCCCCATGGCCCGGGCGGAGATTTCCTCGCGGATATAATGATTAAGTCAAAGAACATACTTGAAAAACACGATATAAATAAAGTCCGTATTGACCTTAAGGAAAACCCGGCGAACATGATATGGCTTTGGGGCCAGGGCGTAAAACCCGTTATGCCTGTTTTTAAAGATAAATTCGGAATATCGGGTTCTATCATATCAGCGGTTGACCTGATCAAAGGCCTTGGTAAAATTATAGGTTTAGAACCCGTGAATGTTCCCGGCGCTACAGGTTATTATGATACGGATTATCTTGCAAAAGGCAGGTGCGCGCTTAAATCGCTTGAGAGCGGAGATTTTGTTTTTGTTCATGTGGAAGCTCCCGATGAGGCGGGACATAACGGTGATTTGCAACAGAAGATTGCCGCGATAGAAAATTTTGACAAATTTGTTGTAGGCACTATCTTGAATGCCTTAAGCAAATCCAAAGACTTCAGAATAATAGTCCTGCCTGATCACGCTACTCCATTGTCTGTCCGCACGCATACCCGCGAGCCCATACCTTTTGCCATATGCGGCAGTGGGGTAGAGAGAGGCGGTATAGAAACCTATAATGAACAATCTGCCAGGGCATCGCGTTTATTTATAAAAGACGGATTCAGGATAATGGAGCTTTTGTTAAATAAATGA
- a CDS encoding homoserine dehydrogenase, with amino-acid sequence MRHINVGVIGFGTVGSGVVEALIKKRSHLSRRIGSAINIVKICDKDLGRKRCISIDKSLLTRDADDILNDPRVDIVIELIGGIHPAYEIICRALKSKKHVVTANKALLALKKEALLKLAFDNNVQLKFEASVAGGVPIIKALKEGLVSNKVNSIYGIINGTCNYILSGMTNFGIGFDEALANAQKKGYAEKSPVMDISGLDSAHKLAILASLGFGLNVRLSDMLIEGISSITDADIKYAAEWGYVIKLLGIAKATSGGLEARVHPTLVPNKHPLASVGKNFNAIFINTDMLGDSLFYGKGAGSVPTASAVLSDIADISKDIICASSCRGCGIVYDNYVSRVKKKDDFSSSYYVRFSAIDKPGVLARISRIFSEYKISIAFVSQEARRQERIVPIVMMTHIAKERDFAKALAEIDSLTFIKKKSVVIRAEESLNEK; translated from the coding sequence ATGCGGCATATAAATGTGGGTGTAATAGGATTTGGCACCGTCGGAAGCGGTGTTGTTGAGGCATTGATAAAAAAACGAAGCCATCTTAGCCGGCGGATCGGTTCGGCAATAAATATCGTAAAGATCTGTGATAAAGACCTTGGTAGAAAGCGTTGTATTAGTATTGACAAGTCGCTTCTTACGCGGGATGCCGATGATATACTAAATGACCCCAGGGTGGATATAGTTATTGAATTGATAGGAGGCATACACCCTGCCTATGAAATTATCTGCCGCGCCCTGAAAAGCAAAAAACACGTGGTCACAGCCAACAAGGCTTTGCTTGCTTTGAAAAAAGAGGCCCTTCTTAAGCTTGCTTTTGACAATAATGTCCAGCTTAAGTTTGAGGCAAGCGTGGCGGGAGGGGTGCCGATAATAAAGGCGCTGAAGGAAGGCCTGGTTTCAAACAAAGTCAATTCTATATACGGTATTATTAACGGGACATGCAATTATATTTTAAGCGGAATGACAAATTTTGGGATAGGTTTTGACGAAGCGCTGGCAAATGCCCAGAAAAAAGGTTATGCTGAAAAATCCCCTGTTATGGATATCAGCGGCCTTGATTCGGCGCATAAGCTGGCTATTTTAGCCTCATTGGGTTTTGGTTTAAATGTCAGGCTTTCAGACATGCTTATTGAGGGCATATCTTCCATAACGGATGCTGATATTAAATACGCGGCAGAGTGGGGCTATGTAATAAAGCTCTTGGGTATAGCCAAAGCAACCTCCGGAGGGCTGGAGGCAAGGGTCCACCCTACCCTTGTGCCTAATAAACATCCCCTTGCCTCTGTTGGTAAAAACTTCAATGCCATATTTATTAATACCGATATGCTCGGAGATTCGCTTTTTTACGGTAAAGGGGCGGGCTCTGTGCCTACCGCCAGCGCTGTTCTTAGTGACATAGCGGATATCTCAAAGGACATTATCTGCGCCTCATCATGCCGCGGCTGCGGTATCGTATATGATAACTATGTCAGCCGCGTCAAGAAAAAAGACGATTTTTCATCCAGCTATTACGTGCGTTTTTCAGCCATTGACAAACCGGGCGTGCTTGCCAGGATATCCAGGATTTTTTCTGAATACAAAATAAGTATTGCCTTTGTAAGCCAGGAGGCGCGGCGGCAGGAGAGGATAGTTCCTATCGTAATGATGACTCATATAGCCAAAGAAAGAGATTTCGCGAAAGCGCTTGCCGAAATAGACAGCCTGACTTTTATAAAAAAGAAATCGGTCGTTATACGGGCCGAGGAGTCGTTAAATGAAAAATAA
- the lepB gene encoding signal peptidase I, with protein MNIKHYIKHVWSSVFNRENVEVVVTAVILALIIRTFVVQAFKIPTGSMRPTLIEGDRILVNKFIYKFTNPKRGDIVVFKYPEDKKKDFIKRLIAVQGETVRIVDGDIYIDDVLVESPQKIKQIYYYNKPGTPYGENSISIKVPRDSYFVLGDNSASSRDSRYWGFVPAKYMVGKAFVTYWPLNRIRLLE; from the coding sequence TTGAATATCAAACATTACATAAAGCATGTCTGGAGTTCGGTTTTTAACAGGGAGAATGTGGAAGTCGTAGTTACGGCGGTCATCCTTGCTCTTATCATCAGGACATTCGTGGTGCAGGCTTTTAAGATACCGACCGGTTCCATGAGGCCTACGCTTATTGAAGGAGACAGGATACTTGTGAATAAATTTATATATAAGTTTACAAACCCTAAGCGCGGAGACATCGTGGTCTTCAAATACCCGGAAGATAAAAAGAAGGATTTCATCAAAAGGCTTATCGCTGTCCAGGGTGAAACTGTCCGTATCGTTGACGGCGATATATATATAGATGATGTTCTCGTAGAGTCCCCGCAAAAGATCAAACAGATATATTATTATAATAAGCCCGGCACTCCATACGGGGAGAATTCAATATCAATAAAGGTCCCCCGGGATTCATATTTTGTCTTAGGAGACAACAGCGCCTCATCAAGGGACAGCAGGTATTGGGGGTTTGTGCCCGCCAAATATATGGTCGGCAAGGCGTTTGTCACGTATTGGCCGCTTAACAGGATACGATTGCTGGAATAA
- the pgsA gene encoding CDP-diacylglycerol--glycerol-3-phosphate 3-phosphatidyltransferase: MGLANKITIIRILLVPFLMAALFYYRPEYDFLRFIALAIFFVCAVTDAVDGYVARRFYQKTELGRILDPLADKLLILTSFLCLSVLKDIPASSRIPSWLTIIVLSRDAIILLGSMIIFMMLKNINVKPSLLGKITTFFQMSTVVASLLQVGIIYVFWYTAAFFTLISCLDYVWLGSKVLNESH; encoded by the coding sequence ATGGGATTAGCAAACAAGATAACAATTATAAGGATACTTTTGGTACCTTTTTTAATGGCCGCTTTGTTCTATTACAGGCCTGAATATGATTTTTTGCGTTTTATTGCTTTAGCCATATTTTTTGTATGCGCGGTAACAGACGCTGTAGATGGTTATGTGGCAAGAAGATTTTATCAGAAAACGGAACTCGGCAGGATACTTGACCCTCTGGCGGATAAACTTCTTATATTAACTTCTTTTTTATGCCTTTCCGTGCTAAAAGATATTCCCGCTTCATCAAGGATACCGTCCTGGCTTACTATAATTGTTTTAAGCAGGGATGCCATCATATTGCTGGGATCAATGATTATTTTTATGATGCTGAAGAACATCAATGTCAAGCCCTCTCTTTTAGGTAAGATTACGACATTTTTTCAGATGTCAACCGTTGTGGCCTCGCTTTTACAGGTCGGTATAATTTACGTGTTTTGGTATACAGCGGCGTTTTTTACTTTGATATCCTGTCTTGATTATGTATGGCTGGGCAGTAAGGTGTTAAATGAGTCACATTGA
- a CDS encoding sigma-70 family RNA polymerase sigma factor → MEDESLVLRIKQGDRQAFDEIYQKYKRPILNYIYRFIGSLHSAEELTQEAFVRVYVNIHKYEPKAKFSSWLYRIAGNLARNFLRHASYDKRMPVFTEPAKSGEQQHISVAENIADNTGRPDKQAQSKEEQSLVQKAIDQLPEHLKEAVILCDIEGFSYDEASDIMRCRPMTVGSRLSRGRQKLAKLLRYTGDGQ, encoded by the coding sequence ATGGAAGATGAAAGTTTAGTTTTAAGGATAAAACAAGGAGACAGGCAGGCCTTTGACGAGATATATCAGAAATATAAAAGGCCTATATTAAATTATATATACAGGTTCATCGGCAGTCTCCATTCTGCCGAAGAACTTACACAGGAGGCATTTGTAAGGGTTTATGTAAATATACATAAATATGAACCAAAGGCAAAATTTTCGTCATGGCTTTATAGGATAGCCGGTAATTTAGCGAGGAATTTTTTAAGGCACGCTTCATACGACAAAAGGATGCCGGTTTTTACAGAGCCCGCTAAATCAGGCGAGCAACAGCATATCTCGGTGGCGGAAAATATCGCTGATAATACCGGACGGCCCGACAAGCAGGCCCAGTCCAAAGAAGAGCAAAGCCTGGTACAAAAAGCCATAGACCAGTTGCCAGAGCACCTTAAGGAGGCGGTCATATTGTGTGATATTGAAGGTTTTTCATATGATGAAGCTTCCGATATTATGAGATGCAGGCCGATGACGGTAGGCTCGCGCCTTTCGCGCGGCCGGCAGAAGCTGGCTAAATTGTTGCGTTACACAGGGGACGGACAATGA
- a CDS encoding NAD(P)-dependent glycerol-3-phosphate dehydrogenase, with protein sequence MKNRDIKKITVLGDGGWGTALAVLLAGKGFEICLWSAFKDNAARINKNRENRVFLPGIILPENITVVSDTGLAVADTDMVVIAIPSQFLRQTIQRLKGFDLSGKTLVSVVKGIENNTFHRPSEIIRLELGGLEIGVLSGPTIAIEIAKGLPASCVSACRDLYIAGVIQSVFTTDRFRVYTSTDVAGVETAGALKNIMAIASGISDGLGLGSNAKAALFTRGLVEMKRLGLALGAQEATFNGLSGMGDLVTTCVSSFSRNRKLGEDIAKGKTLSLILQGMSMVAEGVETTRSVYNYSAKLGIEMPITEQVYKVLFEDKPPYKAVIDLMLRESKPE encoded by the coding sequence ATGAAAAACAGGGATATTAAAAAGATAACCGTATTAGGCGACGGCGGATGGGGCACCGCGCTGGCTGTTTTGCTCGCCGGTAAAGGCTTTGAGATTTGCCTGTGGAGCGCTTTTAAGGACAATGCGGCGCGGATTAATAAAAATCGCGAAAACCGGGTTTTTTTACCCGGTATTATCCTACCGGAAAATATAACCGTAGTATCCGACACAGGCCTTGCTGTCGCGGATACGGATATGGTCGTTATTGCTATACCATCGCAATTTTTAAGACAGACAATCCAGCGGCTGAAAGGTTTTGACCTGTCAGGCAAAACCCTTGTCAGTGTTGTCAAAGGCATTGAAAATAATACATTTCACAGGCCCTCGGAGATTATCCGCCTTGAATTGGGCGGGCTGGAAATAGGCGTGCTTTCAGGGCCAACTATAGCTATAGAGATTGCCAAGGGCTTGCCCGCAAGCTGTGTGTCTGCCTGCAGGGATCTTTACATTGCTGGCGTGATACAATCTGTGTTTACAACCGATAGATTCAGGGTTTATACCTCAACAGATGTAGCAGGCGTTGAAACCGCGGGCGCTTTGAAGAATATCATGGCCATTGCCTCCGGTATCTCTGATGGATTAGGTTTAGGTTCCAATGCCAAGGCGGCATTATTTACAAGGGGCTTGGTGGAGATGAAGAGATTAGGCCTTGCCTTAGGTGCTCAAGAAGCCACCTTTAACGGGTTAAGCGGTATGGGAGACCTGGTGACCACATGTGTCAGCTCTTTTAGCAGGAATAGAAAGCTTGGTGAGGATATAGCAAAAGGCAAGACGCTTTCTCTGATACTGCAAGGCATGAGCATGGTTGCCGAAGGTGTTGAAACTACCAGGTCTGTTTATAACTATTCAGCAAAATTAGGAATTGAAATGCCTATTACCGAGCAGGTTTACAAGGTCCTTTTTGAGGATAAGCCGCCTTATAAGGCGGTTATTGATCTTATGCTGCGCGAGAGTAAACCCGAATGA
- a CDS encoding FecR domain-containing protein, translating to MKKNKCRISFNDISLYVDNAHSQKKREALKAHFDSCPHCKKSLEQAESLKASLLNMTQVRESAGFDFEFNRLLDERIEALKGRSLQAVVRSKISAFIHSLIIPMPLAAKAAVSLSTVVFLVAGLRYNYLQSMPFVEFSAGDVRIYRQSEGAWARPYPNFRLRQSDKIELKDGALINLVVKGKYKARVKDNSLIVISRLGARFGRLDTDFSLSYGKLLVNTTDKFKGSNMKVFTPACQAEIVGTAFMIEVSENNTLLGVLEGSVKLVSRPHPLKADRQYPAEVYVNSGQKAFVKQYASPSAPELCSRHQWKSMLELYQLVENPQVILLIGTGVDRVDDLLGGHAPVYIPDSVKRSIPQALFRLINAVSSTEQSSDPVLFAGRIKELLQELEYYPDFRYKAEILMFIASNLYKAGDHRLALDILEQVAYGYPGSEMAGVAWSGAASIYQHDLNDISTAKKIYADLIYNYPDSSEAIRASEMLSSIS from the coding sequence ATGAAAAAAAATAAATGCCGGATTTCATTCAACGACATATCTTTATATGTTGATAATGCCCATAGCCAAAAAAAGAGAGAGGCCTTGAAGGCTCATTTTGACAGTTGCCCCCACTGCAAAAAGAGCCTGGAACAGGCCGAGTCTTTAAAGGCCTCCCTTTTAAATATGACCCAAGTGCGCGAATCGGCGGGCTTTGATTTTGAATTTAACAGACTGCTTGACGAAAGAATAGAGGCTCTGAAGGGCCGGTCTTTGCAAGCCGTAGTCCGGTCTAAAATATCGGCTTTTATCCATTCATTGATAATTCCCATGCCCTTAGCGGCCAAGGCCGCGGTATCTTTATCAACCGTAGTGTTTCTTGTGGCAGGGTTAAGGTATAATTATCTGCAATCCATGCCCTTTGTTGAGTTTAGCGCCGGTGATGTCAGGATATACAGGCAGTCGGAAGGCGCTTGGGCGCGTCCGTATCCGAATTTCCGTTTAAGGCAGTCTGATAAGATAGAGCTCAAAGACGGGGCCCTGATAAATCTTGTAGTTAAAGGAAAATATAAAGCAAGGGTTAAAGACAATTCCCTTATTGTCATATCGCGGCTTGGCGCGAGATTTGGCAGGCTTGACACGGATTTCAGCCTTTCTTATGGAAAACTCTTGGTTAATACGACTGATAAATTCAAGGGTTCTAATATGAAGGTTTTTACTCCGGCCTGCCAAGCCGAGATAGTAGGAACAGCTTTTATGATAGAGGTTTCGGAAAATAATACCTTGCTTGGGGTGCTTGAGGGTAGTGTAAAACTCGTTTCAAGGCCGCACCCTTTAAAAGCAGACAGGCAATATCCTGCCGAAGTGTATGTCAATTCAGGCCAAAAGGCCTTTGTGAAACAGTACGCTTCGCCATCCGCGCCTGAATTGTGTTCAAGACACCAGTGGAAGTCTATGCTTGAACTTTATCAACTGGTAGAAAATCCGCAGGTTATTTTACTTATCGGAACCGGTGTTGACAGAGTGGATGATCTTCTTGGCGGGCATGCTCCAGTGTATATCCCAGATTCAGTAAAGCGCTCTATACCGCAGGCATTATTCCGTTTAATCAATGCCGTTTCCAGCACGGAACAAAGCTCTGACCCGGTTCTTTTTGCCGGCAGGATAAAAGAGCTTTTACAGGAACTTGAGTATTATCCGGATTTTCGCTATAAGGCCGAAATACTCATGTTTATTGCCTCTAATCTATACAAAGCCGGTGATCACAGGCTGGCTCTGGACATTCTTGAGCAGGTAGCTTACGGCTATCCCGGCTCGGAAATGGCAGGCGTTGCCTGGTCGGGCGCGGCATCTATCTACCAGCATGATTTAAACGATATATCAACGGCCAAAAAGATTTATGCTGATCTGATATATAATTATCCGGACAGTTCCGAGGCCATAAGGGCGTCGGAGATGCTGTCATCCATTAGCTGA